The Cryptomeria japonica chromosome 2, Sugi_1.0, whole genome shotgun sequence region aggtCAATTGAAATTTGTAGCTATGTATGTTCTTCCTATAAAGGAGACTAAGATCTCATTTCTTCTTCCACATAACAAATGATATAAAAAATCATGTTTACTTTACTTCATAAGTGGAAAATAGGGTTAAAATGATCGATTTGGTTTTCCTTTCCCCTTTAGAGCCTACATCTGTAAGATCTTCCAAGAATGGAATGAGCTATAACCTCCATTCAAGCCCATGACCAATAGGAGGAAGCCACCTCCTAATTTATGATAAGCCAAAACCATTACCAACCTTGAGATTGGAGGATCACCAAGGAATTGGGCAAAAATGGTGTATCAACCATCAAACATAAGaccaaacattccacaaacaacacaAGGATCGAAGAGGTTCACAATGAACATTTCACCTTTTATCTCTACTAATTTTCATATTTCTACTCACCACACAACCAAGAGTGTCATATTTGAAACAACCATAAATGCACCCACACATAGTCCTCCCCAAGATGAAATAAACACACTTTTTTATCCATAAATAAAATATGAAGAAGGGAAAACAAATACAATCATGAAAACCAAGAGTGTCATATTTGAAACAACCATAGATGCACCCAGACATAGTCCTCCCCAAGATGAAATAAACACACTTTTTTATCCATAAATAAAATATGAAGAAGGGAAAACAAATACAATCATGGAAGGAGGATCCAAGCAAGGAATATTCAGCCATGTAAACTtataaaaatgattaataaattcataaaaaaatctaGGGTCTCAAGCAAGATATTGAGATAATTAACACAAGGATTAAAATGGGTTCCACCAATAGACTAATCGACAACATACACAACTGCACTTGAGTATGCACACAATAGGGGCCCAATGCATAACTTAGTGATAAACAATACCTTAATAAATCCAATGGACAATCACACTTGAATACACACAAATCAAGGCTCCAGTGCATAAAtcaaagataaaaaaatattaGTAATGAATCCTTTAACACATGCCAAATCAATTTACACCAAATGGTCATAATATGGAAAGCACGACATGAAATCATCACACTAGATGATCATATACATAGTATTCTTAATCAAACACAATGATGCATAAGGGTTACTTAAGGGTTATGACAATCAATAACAACAAGCAATGAGTCAATACACCACTGATACTTTTGCAACAAAATCAAAAGGACATATCAAGTACCAAGAACCTAATGAGAAAAAAGATGAGACTATTAGGTGTCAAACATAAAGGGTCATCATTATCTTGCGAGATTCCATATAGGCCTTCAACACAGGTAATGTCATTAATACCATCTTATTATTGCTATCCAATATGAAACTTCATATAGGGCCATCTCAAATTTGAGGGTAGGTATGGGTCCACTCTACCCCTAACACTAGTATCCAAACCTAAATCAAAAGAACAAACTTGGCCCAAAAAGCTAGGGCATGAGAAATGAGGTCAAAACATGTAATATTCATACTCAATAGGTTGGACAAAATATATCCAATGAGACCTTTCATTTTACAAAATATAAACAAATCACATACccaatattttgaattttgttaaaTTGTGTTGCAATCACCAAACCTAACTCACAATTCACCATGACGAAAGATTAAAAGTTTTCAAAACATGAAAACAAATCATCTAAAATACAATTCACCATGCGGCTTCTTGGTCTGGGCGGAGAGTCACGGTGGGTGGTGTTTCTTTTGAAGTTTCAGAGGAATCCATTGCCTAGACGACGGGTCTTGCTTTGGAAGGAAGGCGATGGACGCGTACTACCCATGTTTCTAACAGTGTAGGGCTTAAATGCTTCTTCAGAAGAAGGGAGGAACTGATTAAGTTGCCGAGAGGGTTTGCCTGTGAAGAACTCAAGCACCCATGGAACCAAATTTGCTTGATGGTGATGAAATACTTCACGCTGTAAGGTCGCtttaaggtattctactactaccacCTTCCCTTGCTTAACCATTTTCGTAATAATGACTTGTTGTGTCTACCTTTTTTCCTCATGCATTCTGTGGAAACCTTTGTGAAAGATACCCTTGATCCCAAGCATGAGGACAAGCTGCCTGTTTTGCTTCACCAGGGTTTAATCTATAGGCTCTACAATTTTCATCTGGCTCTCTGCCCTCCTCGCAATCTTATGTTGGTCCAACCCCTTGCCACGACCTCGCTCCCACTTTCAACCTTTTCATCTGGCTTGGCTATACCTAGGTTTTTCCAATTTTCACAGGGTGTACTCGCGGCTGCTCATTTCCCCACCCCTCAATGAGGCTACTAATGCCATGACTGATATGGAACGTATGGTGACTATCAACCTGGTGGACCCGAACAAAGTGATGAAAATGGCAGAACCAGATGAGTTGGGGGCCCAGGGGACCAAAGCTCTTGTTGCAGACTTGGATATGAAGGCTAATATGGGAAAGGTGGACCCGAAGGCGAAGACTGTGAACAAGGAGGGTGACGAGAATAAGAATATGGCGGACCTGGAGGATTTGGGTGCCCAGGGGGTCAGTGCTCCTGTTGCGTATTTGGCTAAGATGGTGGAATGAGAAAAAAATGTCCCCGTGGCGAAGTCTGTTAATAGGGAGGGTGAGGAGAAAAAGATTGATATCCCCCATGGGATTCCGACCATGAAACAACTTGAAAATATCCATTCGGATGTTTGGGATATTTTGCAGAGGTTTGAAAACCTGGGGCTAGTGCTGGACATGAAGGCCATTCTTGAGGAGGTCACGGTTTTGAAACATAAGGTGGAGGCCAGGGATTCCCAGATTGCTTGTCTCAAATTTTTCTGCATGTAGGTCCTTCACAATTCAACCTCACTCTCCCTCCTGAGAGAGGGTACTGTGGACAACGATGCTCACAAAGATGAAGCTAGGGAACTCTACAAGTTTCTGTTTGATGATTGGAAAAATGTCACTGATAGGACTAGGGTTCACAAGTTGACCCCTTAGGTCTTGTGTTGGTTTTTTGTGTTTTGGGATGCTTTCCCTTGTTCCTTGTTGCTCTGTTATTTTTGCTGTTTCTGGTTCAGAAAGACTCTTGTTATGGTAGTTTGATGTTATAGTGTTGTTTATAGTTTTAACTATGTAAAAGGTCAGTGCCCTGGTTTTCACTGCTTTCTTATTAAAAAACAAGCACAACACCCCACTTTTCACATCATATAATggttggagaattttttttttcaatataccaaaataattttttttcctaaattTATGATACATTTAACTTTGAAATAATTAAAATACATTGATTTTAAGTTTTAATTCCAATTGCAATCCTATGAATAGAATACCATGTACCACCTTGTATGAACATAATAAAAGTCATAAATAACACAcattcataaaataattaaataaatataatttcaaGAAGCCTTTCTTATTTTTAAAAAACAACTTTTTTAAATACctatcttctctacaaatgtaACAATTCACTGAATAATCCACAAGAAAAACTAACAAGCAAAGAGGAAGGAGAGAGATTTAGAATCCAAATGAACGAATCCATTTGAAACTCATTCCCCTTTCCTTTTTATTTCCACTTTTCACAAAAATCCACTTAGTTCTTTCCCACTCACAAGCTAATTTACATGCGTGAATTAGATATTTCACCCAAAAGACATTTACAATCAGATAATTACTATAAGAACAACAAACAGTAGTAATTAAATGTAAAATGGTATTtgttttataaatatttaaaacaATTAACTTAACTAATTTTTATTAAAGCATTTAATTGGAACAGTTTAAAACAGTaaattttcaaatatctaaatattaaaAGTGCAAAAAGTCAAAACTACAAAGGTTATTTAAATTGTTGGATTATGAAGTCCGACTGTTCATTTCATATTCTCTTCTATGTCTCTTCGTTTTCTCTTGAAGGCTATTGTATATAAATGAGCGCAAAGCCCTATGTATGTAAGCTGCAATAATAAAGATCTCCGCTCTGCTTTCTggtggatgtagccaaattggtgaaccacgttaaatactATGTTGTGTATAATTTGTGTGTTTCCAATTTGTCTTTTGTTTTAACAATCGATATCAGAGCGATTACAAGATCCAGGGAGGGTAGGTTTTAAGGGCAGGGAATTCAAAACAGAGCAGGCAGTAGCCATGCCGAaggcaatgcttccatgtgttggtataTTTGTAAATCCCATCGAATCTATGGCTGCCATATTAAATTGATTGGTTCATATAGGAACTTGTGTCACTTAAATTGGTTGGCTATTGCCTATTTTTGTGGCTTTAAGTTGGTCGTTGCAGGGCATCTATGTAGTTAGAAGGCGAGGACTATACGGTTTTAGACTCGGGCTCACTGCAACTCAGTTACATACAAGCTAAAATTGGGTAGATGGGTTTCCCAGTCGTTTTTCTCTTTCATGTAGCGAATGAATTTGAGCCCATGATTACCCAAGCTACTTCCTATATTCTCTATGTGCCATTTCTTTAGAGGAAACCCAATCGAATAATTGCGAGGTTGAAATCCGCTATTGCAGCCCATTTTACGTCTCTGTCTTGATCGTTGTTTCCATTGCCGCCATTGTAACAACAGTTCTAGAGCTTTTATCTTCTGAAAATCATCATTATTTGAGGATATTTTGGCTATGTCAATGGCGAGTGTGGATAATGGCGGAACTCTGGGGTCCGCTAACcaggaggaagaaaagaagcccATGGATCAGGGCGGTGCTCACATTAATCTCAAGGTCAAGGGACAGGATGGGAATGAGGTCTTTTTCAGTATCAAACAAAGTACTCAACTCAAGAAGCTAATGACTGCCTATTGTGATAGGCAGTCTATTTATTTCAACTCCATAGCATTTCTGGTTGATGGACACAACCTACATGGGGAACAAACTCCTGATGAATTGGACATGGAATATGGATATCAAATTGATGCTATGCTTCATCAAACAgagtgagagagggggagagagaaagatggtCCGCTCTGTACACTTCAGTGTTGTTTGGAACGGTGTTTGGGATTTTGGCCATGGTGGCCATGCCTTTTGTGACCCTGCCGACCATGCTGTTGACGTGGATTACCATTCTGGTGATGCTCGCTTTTGTCGAGAAGCCCAGGGAGTTGCTGGTTCTGGAAGGGAAGCAGATTACCAGAGACATTGCGCCTTTTTCCCTCAAGATTATGCTCGAGGGAAACCTTATTGCTGCTTCCTGTGCTTTGTTAATATTTTTGCTCTTTATTCACAAACATGACTAGGACTATACTAGGATTAGTAGCTCAAGGCTCAAGGTACCTTTGAGACAAGGGAATAAAGTAGAGAAGGGCATGGAGATGAGGCAAAAATGCTCAGTGCAACACATATTGTAATAGAATACATAGAGAGATTAAAAAGGGGGCTACAAGGTGTTAAATCAAGGAGAGGTCATGTGAAGGCCCATGATGTGAATTATGTAAAAGAAAGAAAACCTCTGAGTGTGAGGGAAGAAAGAGACATCGAACTATATGTAGGAAAGAACAAAGAGTGTCAGTATCACACTTTTCAGTGGGAGTTTATTTTTCTTTCTGGTTTGGTAGTGAGATTTTTGTTGTCAAGAGATGTTTATCTTCATGTGATTGGAGATGTTGATTCTTACATGCCATGGTTGGCATGATACAGGTTCTCTTGACAGGTTATGCTCATTGGAGCATGTGGTcttcatttgtgaagatataagATCAAGTTGTCATGTTGTGTTCCCAAGTAATGCAGACGTGTAGTGGGAGTTTTGACATTAGTCTTGTTAGTGCTCTTAATATTGAGTACATTGGTGGATTGACCATGGAGGTTCTTTTGAAAACTAAGAGGCTTGGGTGAGGCTAGAGTTCTCTTGGGATTAGAGAAAATTTGTTGAGATGGTTTCTCTTTGGAGGTTTCAACAAGAAGACCGAGGAGCCTACACCTGGTGATGGACGCGAGTTCATTAGAGACCTAGAGGAGATTTCTCTTGGTGTGAGTCATTGTGACTTGGTGTATCATGGAGGAGCATTCTTAGCCCCCACTCTTGGTCTACGCAACAGATTTATCTCCTTGTAGGAGATGGTTCCTAGTTTTGGAATGATATTGAGTTTGATCTTCCTTGATTACAAGAACTTATATCCATGTTGGTTGGGTGTTGTTAATGGTTTCATTTGGGGAGGTAAAAGAGATCATACTTGGCACAATTGAGCACTTGGTGGTGTTGGTAGAAGgatgagatatggtttgcatggATGTTTCTTCCTAAAGTTTTTTGAAGTCATCTATTGTTCTTGtactttattatttttttaacaacAATATATGGTCTTTTCATGAGGACTTGGAGGATGTCAAGTGAGATTTTGCAGCAGGTTGGTTGCAGGTTGCATGCCATTGTGATTTGATTATTGCCATACCTTTTATGTTAGTGCCGATTGGTAGATTTGAGTTATTGGTTAACATTGCTCATGCACATGTGGATTGCTATGTAAGTGTCTTCTAGTTTTTTGCATATGAACGGTTTTTTGGTGTGTTTTGTTGGAAGATTGGATTACACAAAATTGTTGTATAGGCTGGATATGTTGGCATGATTTTATTTGATGTTGTATGGTTAGTTGGATGTGATTAGCAATTAGCTGTGGTTGCTATTCCAACTATGGTGATTGATTCTCAACCTGTTTATTACCATGGGATTTGGTGACTGCATTTGGATATTAGTTGAGAATGGAAAGCAGGTGATATACTTCAAGTGGGAGGTTGTTCAAATGTGAAGTCGCAACATGAATCgaacttcaagtgggagattgttggattatgaagtccaactgtTCATTTCATATTCCCTTCTATGTCTCTTCGTCTTCTCTTGAAGGCTATTGTATATAAATGAGGGCAAAGCCCTATGTATGTAAGTTGCAGTAATAATAGAGATCATTGCCCTGCTTTTtgtggatgtagccaaattggtgaacCACGATAAATTCTTGTGTTTGTGTATAATTTTTGGTTTTCCAATTGTGTAATTATTTTAACATAAATAACTAACTTTGCATTTTAAACATGGTTCCTTGTATCAAATCAAAATAAGTATTATGAAAATTGATAAAATATAAAGGAAAATCTTAAAATACACATACAAAGAAACAATCACTTTGTGATTTTATTCACAATACAAAGATTCAAAATCACTAATAATTTGGATTAGTGACCGAGCTAGCTAAAAACATGAAACATGTTTTTATTCACAATCAAATAAGATGGGctaaacaatcaaacacaccatttATGATATTTTagatgattttttaaaaataaattacaatcaTTTAAGTTAAATTCacataaaaatcaaatttaaaagtcAACATTCAAATCTAATCTTTTTTACAATCTCAAAATTAAcctaaaacaaaaatttaaaaggAATCTAAACAAAACATATAATAACAAATTAATATACAACATGTGTAATTGATTATTCATCATCAAATGTTAAagaatactttttttttttcttgttttaatttttaaattaatttttatttgtatttgtCATCAAGGTTATATAGTGTTTACATATGTCAATTCAAAGatatgtttatttattatttaagatTTGATTTAAAGAAAATGATTAATAGCTGAGCATGTTCCAATAGTTGTTATAACATCCGttgatttaatattcaatatttttaACAAATTATTGTATCAATAGTTAGTGTTGATGATGAGTattcataattaaataaaatttatttattagatTAAAAATCAACAAATCAAAAAAGGGATGCAATGCATTAATTTAGAGCAGATAAAAGTACATATGAAGATAGAGGAGAGACCAAGAGAGAGAGAAATCGATAAAGAAGTAGAGGGAGAGATTAAAATGTAGAGATATAGATAAAAAGGTAGACAGATAGAGAAGATC contains the following coding sequences:
- the LOC131027163 gene encoding small ubiquitin-related modifier 1-like translates to MSMASVDNGGTLGSANQEEEKKPMDQGGAHINLKVKGQDGNEVFFSIKQSTQLKKLMTAYCDRQSIYFNSIAFLVDGHNLHGEQTPDELDMEYGYQIDAMLHQTE